In Luteitalea sp. TBR-22, one genomic interval encodes:
- a CDS encoding PLP-dependent aspartate aminotransferase family protein, with translation MIVDPTARFSTLCIHAGQAPDEATGAIITPLYQTSTYVQEGLGRHKGHEYARTSNPTRAAIEANVAALEGGTAGFGWASGMAAINAVLSLLSPGDHVVVTDNTYGGTYRLFERVLRKSGIDFTYVDTSDEEATRQAFTARTRMLFLETPTNPVLRLADIAALSAAAHAHGDVTVVVDNTFASPAVQQPLLVGADIVLHSTTKYLNGHSDSVGGMVVVKHAAHAEWLKFYQNAAGAILSAFDSWLILRGTKTLAVRMAAHNANGQAIAEYLAAHPKVPRVHYPGLPAHPQHALAQRQMRGYTGMVSFDAGTPARAQAVLERTRLFALAESLGGVESLISHPASMTHASVPPERRAALGVTDSLVRLSVGIEDVDDLKADLEQALAVL, from the coding sequence GTGATCGTCGACCCCACTGCCCGCTTCTCCACCCTCTGCATCCACGCCGGGCAGGCGCCCGACGAGGCGACCGGCGCCATCATCACGCCGCTCTACCAGACCTCGACCTACGTGCAGGAGGGCCTCGGGCGGCACAAGGGGCATGAGTACGCACGCACGAGCAACCCGACGCGCGCGGCCATCGAGGCCAACGTCGCCGCGCTCGAGGGCGGGACGGCCGGCTTCGGCTGGGCCTCGGGCATGGCCGCCATCAACGCCGTGCTGTCGTTGCTCTCGCCCGGCGATCACGTGGTGGTCACAGACAATACGTACGGTGGCACGTATCGATTGTTCGAGCGCGTGCTGCGCAAGTCGGGGATCGACTTCACGTACGTGGACACCTCCGACGAGGAGGCGACGCGGCAGGCGTTCACGGCCCGGACGCGGATGCTGTTCCTCGAGACGCCGACCAATCCGGTGCTGCGCCTGGCCGACATCGCCGCGCTCTCGGCAGCGGCCCACGCGCACGGCGACGTGACGGTGGTGGTCGACAACACCTTCGCGAGCCCGGCCGTCCAGCAACCGCTGCTGGTCGGCGCCGACATCGTCCTGCACAGCACGACGAAGTACCTCAACGGGCACTCCGACAGCGTCGGCGGCATGGTCGTGGTCAAGCACGCCGCGCACGCCGAGTGGCTGAAGTTCTACCAGAACGCGGCGGGTGCCATCCTGAGCGCCTTCGACTCCTGGCTGATCCTGCGCGGCACCAAGACGCTCGCGGTGCGGATGGCGGCTCACAACGCCAACGGCCAGGCCATTGCCGAGTACCTGGCGGCGCACCCGAAGGTGCCGCGCGTGCACTACCCCGGCCTGCCGGCGCACCCGCAGCACGCGCTGGCGCAGCGCCAGATGCGCGGGTACACGGGCATGGTGTCGTTCGACGCCGGGACGCCGGCCCGCGCGCAAGCCGTGCTCGAGCGGACCAGGCTGTTCGCGCTGGCCGAGAGCCTCGGCGGCGTCGAGAGCCTGATCTCGCACCCGGCGTCGATGACGCACGCGTCGGTGCCGCCGGAGCGACGCGCGGCGTTGGGCGTGACCGACAGCCTCGTGCGCCTCTCGGTGGGCATCGAGGACGTGGACGACCTCAAGGCCGACCTGGAGCAGGCGCTGGCGGTGCTCTGA